The following are from one region of the Stigmatella ashevillena genome:
- a CDS encoding serine/threonine-protein kinase, giving the protein MSDRTREDKKRSPSAPSPDDQDTQVIPPLSPPVPWDASPGRAMSSPPVAENPDAQVFEKTTTSPSLWRPPRDVPLPGRTVAGRYTVLDRLGEGGMSVVLAAYDVRLDRRVALKLLNPRPGTAQERSELRMVREAQAMARLNHPHVVAVYDSGTLEDGSLFIAMEYVEGQTLRQWHAEKPRGWREVLEVFLAAGRGLAAAHQAGLVHRDFKPDNVLVGRDGRVRVTDFGVARTESSFEGPVLALPMPLPPGAWDTSLTQPGFVVGTPRYLAPELLQGASADARSDLFSFCVALYEALCGPPAFAGSTDRERTLARIEGRITPPPPQLPGWLMRAVLQGLSPKPVQRPASMPVLLKALAEDPALRRGVWIRGGLVASVGVGLAALAAWGWWGQQERGPQCSQMPGRLAGVWDGAVQQRIRQALEGTGLPYAPATADRVSTALEGYARTWGRMRVEACEAARGQARESRGLAVSQEYCLERRRSQLRAVTELLGRGPDPELVPRAVEAAQALPPLEYCADAQALMAAVPPPEDPRVRAQADALHAEVDRLETLYEAGKYAEGLALGEQLLPKVRQVAYAPLHARTLYHFAQNLEGAGEFNRAEALAREAIPLAAEGRDDALTARSWGLLVLLVSNRQGRHDEAKGLQLITAAAAARTEDVLARAEALNALGMLFNGQEQYSEARGSFERARVLWEKVRGPKHPYVAGFRSNLGIALFLQGRYEEARQQSAEAQAVWEEVLGPEHPYLIHALISQGASLWRLGRLPEAMALLERAQSLIEKAMGPEHPFLTEPLSLLGFVLTDMGRYPEARQRLRQSLALVEKVMGPEHFGVADPLLGLAHLHRLHGASAEALPLLERALERAQGSTRAEVQFEMAQTLWEFQARRPRARELAAQAHAYWQRLEHPKSAQAQQWLSSHSLSR; this is encoded by the coding sequence ATGAGCGACAGGACTCGGGAGGACAAGAAGCGAAGTCCATCGGCTCCCTCGCCGGATGATCAGGACACCCAGGTCATTCCTCCTCTCTCGCCACCTGTTCCCTGGGACGCCTCCCCCGGGCGGGCCATGAGTTCTCCTCCGGTCGCGGAGAATCCAGACGCGCAGGTCTTCGAGAAGACGACGACGAGCCCGAGCCTCTGGCGGCCTCCCCGAGATGTGCCCCTCCCGGGGCGCACCGTGGCTGGCCGTTACACGGTGCTGGACCGGCTCGGCGAGGGCGGGATGAGCGTGGTGCTGGCCGCCTATGACGTGCGGTTGGACCGGCGCGTGGCCCTCAAGCTGTTGAACCCGCGGCCGGGAACCGCCCAGGAGCGCTCGGAGCTGCGCATGGTGCGCGAGGCCCAGGCCATGGCCCGCCTCAACCATCCGCACGTGGTGGCCGTCTACGACTCGGGCACGCTGGAGGACGGCTCACTCTTCATCGCCATGGAGTACGTGGAAGGGCAGACGCTGCGCCAGTGGCACGCGGAGAAGCCCCGTGGTTGGCGCGAGGTGCTGGAGGTGTTCCTGGCCGCCGGGCGGGGGCTGGCCGCGGCGCACCAGGCGGGCCTCGTGCACCGGGACTTCAAGCCCGACAACGTGCTGGTGGGCCGGGATGGGCGTGTCCGGGTGACGGACTTTGGCGTGGCGCGCACGGAGTCTTCGTTCGAGGGGCCCGTGCTGGCCCTGCCCATGCCGCTGCCCCCGGGCGCCTGGGACACCTCGCTCACCCAGCCGGGTTTCGTGGTGGGCACGCCGAGGTACCTGGCCCCCGAGCTGCTCCAGGGCGCCTCGGCGGACGCGCGCAGTGACCTGTTCTCCTTCTGCGTCGCCCTCTACGAGGCCCTGTGTGGCCCCCCGGCCTTCGCGGGGAGCACGGACCGCGAGCGCACCCTGGCCCGCATTGAAGGGCGCATCACGCCGCCTCCGCCCCAGTTGCCGGGCTGGCTCATGCGGGCAGTGCTCCAGGGGTTGTCTCCCAAGCCCGTGCAGCGTCCTGCCTCCATGCCCGTGCTGCTCAAGGCACTGGCGGAGGATCCCGCTCTTCGGCGCGGCGTCTGGATTCGCGGAGGGCTGGTGGCCTCGGTGGGCGTGGGGCTGGCGGCGCTGGCTGCCTGGGGTTGGTGGGGACAGCAGGAGCGCGGGCCCCAGTGTTCCCAGATGCCAGGCCGGTTGGCCGGTGTCTGGGATGGCGCCGTCCAGCAACGGATCCGTCAGGCCCTGGAGGGCACGGGGTTGCCCTATGCGCCTGCCACCGCGGATCGCGTCTCGACGGCGCTGGAGGGCTACGCGAGAACGTGGGGGCGGATGCGCGTGGAGGCCTGCGAGGCGGCGCGTGGACAGGCGCGGGAGTCCCGGGGCCTGGCGGTGTCGCAGGAGTATTGTCTGGAGCGGCGGCGCAGCCAGCTTCGCGCCGTCACCGAGTTGCTGGGGCGAGGTCCGGATCCCGAACTCGTGCCTCGCGCGGTGGAAGCTGCCCAGGCCTTGCCGCCCCTGGAGTACTGCGCGGACGCCCAGGCGTTGATGGCGGCGGTGCCCCCTCCGGAGGATCCGCGCGTGCGTGCCCAGGCCGATGCGCTTCATGCGGAGGTGGACCGGCTGGAGACGCTGTATGAGGCGGGCAAGTACGCGGAGGGTCTGGCGCTCGGTGAGCAGTTGTTACCGAAGGTGCGGCAGGTCGCCTACGCGCCCTTGCACGCGCGGACCCTGTACCACTTCGCCCAGAACCTGGAGGGAGCTGGGGAGTTCAACCGGGCCGAGGCGCTGGCGCGTGAGGCCATCCCCCTGGCCGCGGAGGGACGGGATGATGCCCTGACGGCGCGCTCCTGGGGGCTGCTGGTGCTTCTCGTGAGCAACCGGCAGGGGCGCCATGACGAGGCGAAGGGGCTGCAACTCATCACGGCCGCCGCGGCGGCGCGGACCGAGGATGTGCTGGCGCGCGCCGAGGCTCTCAACGCGCTGGGCATGCTGTTCAACGGTCAGGAGCAGTACAGCGAGGCGCGCGGGAGCTTCGAGCGGGCGCGGGTGCTCTGGGAGAAGGTGCGAGGCCCGAAGCATCCCTATGTGGCGGGGTTCCGCAGCAACCTGGGCATCGCGCTGTTTCTCCAAGGGCGGTACGAGGAGGCGCGGCAACAGTCGGCCGAGGCGCAGGCGGTCTGGGAAGAAGTCCTGGGACCCGAGCACCCGTACCTCATCCATGCGCTCATCAGCCAGGGGGCATCGCTCTGGCGGCTGGGAAGGCTCCCGGAGGCGATGGCCCTGCTGGAGCGGGCTCAGTCGCTGATTGAAAAGGCCATGGGGCCCGAGCATCCCTTTTTGACCGAGCCCCTGAGTCTGCTGGGGTTCGTGTTGACGGACATGGGCCGTTACCCGGAGGCGCGGCAGCGGTTGCGGCAATCCCTGGCCCTGGTGGAGAAGGTGATGGGCCCGGAGCATTTCGGGGTGGCGGATCCGCTGCTGGGGTTGGCCCACCTCCACCGGCTCCACGGGGCGTCCGCCGAGGCCCTGCCCTTGCTGGAGCGGGCCCTGGAGCGCGCTCAGGGCTCCACCCGCGCCGAGGTGCAGTTCGAGATGGCCCAGACACTTTGGGAGTTCCAAGCACGACGTCCGCGCGCCCGCGAGCTGGCCGCCCAGGCCCATGCGTACTGGCAGCGATTGGAACACCCGAAGAGCGCGCAGGCCCAGCAATGGCTGTCGAGTCATTCCCTGTCGCGATGA
- a CDS encoding vWA domain-containing protein, which yields MSRTVLLLSAAALLAVGALALGRPPPPPVTDTTHTVALPDEEAATEVLPTVASPETGALSLEGKLSGAWVHAGPSEAFAVLEVKAHAPQERRRVPVNVALVIDRSGSMRGQKLEDAKRAARTFINRVSAEDRVALVHYGTDVTVFPSTLATSEAREQMHVFVNAIEDSGSTHISGGLEAAAQQLRDITGQFRVSRIILLSDGQPTAGLTREEQLTGLARTLRSQGMAVSALGVGEDFNENLMQGIADQGGGFSGFLRSDQLAEVFTRELEQATGTVARAVEVRLDLPPSVREVEVMGVSAVREGRTVRVPLYDMAGGQSARLVVKLSLETKPSEHPQELLVSTVHYIDVEKDGPAQARVTLTARSTEDAQVVRAHLDKDVRVHAHRALGTQQMRAAAEEMKKGNRQGALSLMGNARSLFGASAAALAGDIAELDRSQAAYESAQSASEQRQQARQLQNKSIKNFGQENSY from the coding sequence ATGAGCCGCACCGTCCTGCTGCTGTCCGCCGCCGCGCTGCTCGCCGTGGGCGCGCTGGCCCTGGGCCGTCCCCCGCCGCCTCCCGTGACGGACACCACCCACACCGTGGCCCTGCCGGATGAGGAGGCCGCCACCGAGGTGCTCCCCACGGTGGCCTCCCCGGAAACGGGGGCCCTGTCGCTGGAGGGCAAGCTGTCCGGGGCCTGGGTGCACGCGGGCCCGAGCGAGGCCTTCGCCGTGCTGGAGGTGAAGGCCCACGCGCCCCAGGAGCGGCGCCGGGTGCCGGTGAACGTGGCGCTGGTCATCGACCGCTCCGGCTCCATGCGCGGGCAGAAGCTGGAGGACGCCAAGCGTGCCGCGCGCACGTTCATCAATCGGGTGAGCGCGGAGGACCGGGTGGCGCTGGTGCACTACGGCACGGACGTCACCGTGTTCCCCAGCACGCTGGCGACGTCGGAGGCCCGCGAGCAGATGCACGTCTTCGTGAATGCCATCGAGGATTCGGGCTCCACCCACATCAGCGGAGGGCTGGAGGCGGCGGCCCAGCAGCTCCGGGACATCACGGGCCAGTTCCGGGTCAGCCGCATCATCCTCCTGAGCGATGGCCAGCCCACCGCCGGCCTCACGCGCGAGGAGCAACTGACGGGGCTGGCACGCACCCTGCGCTCCCAGGGCATGGCCGTGAGCGCCCTGGGCGTGGGCGAGGACTTCAACGAGAACCTGATGCAGGGCATCGCGGACCAGGGCGGCGGCTTCAGCGGCTTCTTGCGCTCGGATCAGCTCGCCGAGGTGTTCACCCGCGAGTTGGAGCAGGCCACGGGCACGGTGGCGCGCGCCGTGGAAGTGAGGCTGGACCTGCCGCCGTCCGTCCGCGAGGTGGAGGTGATGGGCGTGAGCGCCGTGCGCGAGGGCCGCACCGTGCGCGTGCCGCTGTACGACATGGCCGGGGGCCAATCGGCCCGGCTGGTGGTGAAGCTCTCCCTGGAGACGAAGCCCTCGGAACACCCCCAGGAGCTGCTCGTCAGCACGGTGCACTACATCGACGTGGAGAAGGACGGCCCCGCTCAGGCGCGGGTGACGCTGACGGCACGCTCCACGGAGGACGCCCAGGTGGTGCGGGCTCACCTGGACAAGGACGTGCGCGTGCATGCGCACCGGGCCCTGGGCACCCAGCAGATGCGCGCGGCGGCCGAGGAGATGAAGAAGGGCAACCGCCAGGGCGCCCTGAGCTTGATGGGCAACGCCCGGAGCCTCTTTGGCGCGAGTGCCGCGGCGCTGGCAGGCGACATCGCGGAGTTGGACCGCTCCCAGGCGGCCTACGAGAGCGCCCAGAGCGCGTCCGAGCAGCGCCAGCAGGCCCGGCAACTCCAAAACAAATCCATCAAGAACTTTGGGCAGGAAAATTCGTATTGA
- a CDS encoding PAS domain S-box protein has protein sequence MKSPLLKAHRTMSSVMPEPSRSDRFHRQIIDSLDEVVFQLDTQGVWTFLNPAWTALTGYRPDESVGHSFLDSVHPKDREEHQKLFQEVLKQPPARQRLEGRYLSREGAERWVEMVARPLRGEDGSVQGVCGTLTDVSERRRTHDALSQRERYLGALVEMQQRLLVAQQGEESYKGVLGPIGQATGASRVYVFILHREEAGKVLMSQRAEWCAHGISPEIDNPSLQNLPMEPGFSRWLERLSQGDKIMGLVKDLPEVERTLLDRQKVLSLLVLPLRVNEALVGFIGFDNCVEARPWTQLEVDLLSAAAGAISLELEHRQFESALRERETRYRQLAENASDIQYRYRLENPRSFLFVSRVVSDRLGYTPEEHYADPELWHKRVHPGDLPALTQLLENPQSVSNKPVVLRFTCRDGRTRWLEHTVAPVLNGNGRAVSVEGIARDITDRREVEEALKMSEASFRILLEGVTDAAAIQRDGRIVYANMALVTTLGFDRPDQLVGRALMRFVEDDLEEVPGPPPDPSGIKGMITGERRLVRRDGKTRVAELVSLPLLFDGAPAVVSIARDVTEQRQLQARLTLADRLASVGTLAAGIAHEINNPLAFVISNLSFLSEEMRRSQLSLEGTQSSNPTSGNGPKLRQRAELDLAEWQEVLSEAYEGAERVRQIVRQLKTFSRPDEERLSPVDIHQVLDSVVMMAANEIRHRAQLHRDYASVPMVMANEGRLCQVFLNLVVNAAQAIPEGDAQRHSIRLVTRRLDVGRVLIEVQDSGSGIPREALGRIFDPFFTTKPVGVGTGLGLSICHGIITNLGGEISADSEMGKGSTFRVILPSLEPRTRTRAHTALPAAQPTTQRKGRVLVVDDEPGVGKVLRRILKEHEVEVASGGRQALERLQREPDFFDAVLCDVMMPDLGGKDLYEAVRKTQSGLERRFIFVSGGAFTTNAREFLEAIPNPKLEKPFNEPALRQIVQDLVSRGPSSR, from the coding sequence ATGAAATCCCCTCTCCTCAAGGCCCATAGAACGATGTCTTCGGTCATGCCCGAGCCCAGCCGCAGCGATCGCTTCCACCGGCAGATCATCGACAGCCTCGATGAAGTGGTGTTCCAACTGGACACCCAAGGGGTGTGGACGTTTCTCAACCCCGCGTGGACGGCGTTGACGGGCTACCGCCCCGACGAGAGCGTGGGCCACTCCTTCCTCGACTCCGTCCACCCGAAGGATCGGGAGGAGCACCAGAAGCTGTTTCAAGAAGTCCTGAAACAGCCTCCCGCGCGCCAGCGGCTCGAGGGGCGATACCTGTCTCGCGAGGGAGCCGAGCGCTGGGTGGAGATGGTGGCGCGGCCCCTGCGCGGCGAGGACGGGAGCGTGCAGGGCGTCTGTGGAACGCTCACCGATGTGAGCGAGCGGCGGCGGACCCATGACGCGCTCTCCCAGCGCGAGCGCTACCTGGGCGCGCTGGTGGAGATGCAGCAGCGGCTGCTCGTGGCCCAGCAGGGAGAGGAGTCCTATAAAGGAGTCTTGGGGCCCATCGGCCAGGCCACCGGGGCCAGCCGCGTCTACGTCTTCATCCTGCACCGGGAAGAGGCCGGCAAGGTGCTGATGAGCCAGCGCGCCGAGTGGTGCGCCCACGGCATCTCCCCGGAAATCGACAACCCCTCCCTGCAGAACCTCCCCATGGAGCCCGGCTTCTCGCGCTGGCTGGAGCGGCTGTCCCAAGGGGATAAAATCATGGGGCTGGTGAAGGACCTGCCCGAAGTGGAGCGCACCCTCCTCGACCGGCAGAAAGTGCTCTCCCTGCTGGTCCTGCCGCTGCGCGTCAACGAGGCGCTGGTGGGCTTCATCGGCTTCGACAACTGCGTGGAGGCCCGGCCGTGGACGCAGTTGGAGGTGGATCTGTTGTCGGCGGCCGCTGGGGCCATCTCCCTGGAGCTGGAGCACCGCCAGTTCGAGAGCGCGCTGCGCGAGCGGGAGACGCGCTACCGGCAGCTCGCGGAGAACGCCTCGGACATCCAGTACCGGTACCGGCTGGAGAACCCGCGCAGCTTCCTATTCGTCAGCCGCGTGGTGAGTGACCGGCTGGGCTACACCCCCGAGGAGCACTACGCGGACCCCGAGCTGTGGCACAAGCGGGTCCACCCCGGAGACCTGCCGGCGCTCACCCAGCTCTTGGAGAATCCCCAGTCGGTGAGCAACAAGCCGGTGGTGCTGCGCTTCACCTGCCGGGATGGGCGCACGCGGTGGCTGGAGCACACCGTGGCCCCGGTGCTCAACGGCAACGGGCGCGCGGTGTCCGTGGAAGGCATCGCCCGGGACATCACCGATCGCCGCGAGGTGGAAGAGGCCCTCAAGATGTCCGAGGCCAGCTTCCGCATCCTCCTGGAGGGCGTGACGGACGCGGCGGCCATCCAGCGCGATGGCCGCATCGTCTACGCCAACATGGCGCTCGTCACCACGCTGGGCTTCGACCGGCCCGATCAGCTCGTGGGACGTGCGCTGATGCGCTTCGTCGAGGATGACCTCGAAGAGGTGCCCGGCCCGCCCCCGGACCCCAGCGGCATCAAGGGGATGATTACCGGCGAGCGGCGGCTGGTGCGGCGTGACGGCAAGACGCGTGTGGCGGAGCTCGTCTCGCTGCCGCTCTTGTTCGACGGCGCCCCCGCGGTGGTCTCCATCGCGCGCGACGTGACGGAGCAGCGCCAGCTCCAGGCGCGGCTGACGCTGGCGGACCGGCTCGCCTCGGTGGGCACGCTGGCGGCGGGCATCGCCCACGAAATCAACAACCCGCTGGCCTTCGTCATCTCCAACCTGAGCTTCCTGTCCGAGGAGATGCGCCGCAGCCAGTTGTCCCTGGAAGGCACCCAATCGAGCAACCCTACTTCCGGGAATGGCCCGAAGCTGCGCCAGCGCGCGGAGTTGGATCTCGCCGAGTGGCAGGAAGTGCTCAGCGAAGCGTACGAGGGCGCCGAGCGCGTGCGGCAGATCGTCCGCCAGCTGAAGACCTTCTCGCGCCCGGACGAGGAGCGGCTGAGCCCGGTGGACATCCACCAGGTGCTCGACTCGGTGGTGATGATGGCGGCCAACGAGATCCGCCACCGCGCCCAGCTGCACCGGGACTACGCCTCGGTCCCCATGGTCATGGCCAACGAGGGCAGGCTGTGCCAGGTGTTCCTCAACCTGGTGGTGAACGCCGCCCAGGCCATCCCCGAGGGCGATGCCCAGCGGCACTCCATCCGCCTGGTCACCCGGCGCCTGGATGTGGGCCGCGTGCTCATCGAGGTGCAGGACTCGGGCTCGGGGATTCCCCGCGAGGCGCTGGGCCGCATCTTTGATCCGTTCTTCACCACCAAGCCGGTGGGCGTGGGCACGGGGCTGGGCCTGTCCATCTGCCACGGCATCATCACCAACCTGGGCGGAGAGATCTCCGCCGACAGCGAGATGGGCAAGGGCTCCACGTTCCGCGTCATCCTGCCCTCGCTGGAGCCGCGCACCCGCACGCGCGCGCACACCGCCCTGCCCGCGGCGCAGCCCACCACGCAGCGCAAGGGCCGCGTGCTGGTGGTGGACGACGAGCCCGGCGTGGGCAAGGTGCTGCGGCGCATCCTCAAGGAGCACGAGGTGGAGGTGGCCTCCGGCGGGCGCCAGGCGCTGGAGCGGCTCCAGCGCGAGCCGGACTTCTTCGACGCCGTGCTGTGCGACGTGATGATGCCGGACCTGGGCGGCAAGGATCTCTACGAGGCGGTGCGCAAGACGCAGTCCGGGCTGGAGCGGCGCTTCATCTTCGTGTCCGGCGGTGCCTTCACCACCAACGCGCGCGAGTTCCTGGAGGCCATCCCCAACCCCAAGCTGGAGAAGCCCTTCAACGAGCCCGCCCTGCGGCAGATCGTTCAGGACCTCGTGAGCCGGGGCCCATCCTCCCGTTGA
- a CDS encoding sensor histidine kinase, protein MSLGRAWLASSEEEDEDGSAAGPEPVTGQEEHARGGAGHTAGPEETLVRRLMRVPMPALAVMDAAGRVVDANDSFLRLGGVGREELEAGRMRWDALAAPESPAAGAQAMDMLRRLGTAGPLETEYVRPDGSRVPVMLAALSLESPERLLVLVQDLTSRRRAEEALRFLSDASRELAEVRAEPEAILAGVAHLAVSAMASWCLVDVLEEDGSFRRVAAAHREPSGEALLREAPRYPPITDATSPLFQALARGESRVYPDFLPEHRALMARGAEPLALLEQLEARSVMLVPMRSRGRAVGLLTFASCDVGRRYGSEDLEMVEELARRVVAAVDNARLYHEGQDAVRLRDEFLGIASHELKTPLTPLRLRLQMLQRQVEGASRSGDPLSPERFSEALDVALRQVRKLTDLVDNLLDVSRISAGRMKLELEEVDLAGLAAELVSRFTPSAAQLGCALELHAPVPVIGRWDRLRVEQVVTNLLTNALKYGAGRPVAVRVEGAGERARLTVEDHGIGIAEEDLCRIFERFERAVSDRHYGGLGLGLYITRQIVEALGGTVGVTSRPGMGSTFTLELPKGTAAVP, encoded by the coding sequence ATGTCCTTGGGTCGTGCTTGGCTGGCCTCGAGTGAGGAAGAGGACGAGGACGGCTCTGCCGCTGGCCCTGAGCCGGTGACAGGGCAGGAGGAGCACGCTCGGGGAGGAGCGGGGCACACCGCCGGTCCGGAAGAGACGCTGGTGCGGCGGCTGATGCGGGTGCCGATGCCGGCGCTGGCGGTCATGGATGCCGCGGGCCGGGTGGTGGATGCCAACGACAGCTTCCTGCGTTTGGGAGGCGTCGGGCGGGAGGAACTGGAGGCAGGCCGGATGCGCTGGGACGCGCTGGCGGCGCCGGAGTCCCCCGCCGCCGGGGCGCAGGCCATGGACATGCTGCGCCGGTTGGGAACGGCGGGCCCCCTGGAGACGGAGTACGTGCGTCCGGATGGTTCGCGGGTGCCGGTGATGCTGGCGGCCCTGAGCCTGGAGTCTCCCGAGCGGCTGCTGGTCCTGGTGCAGGACCTGACGTCGCGTCGGCGGGCAGAGGAGGCCCTGCGCTTCCTGTCCGATGCGAGCCGGGAGCTGGCCGAGGTGCGGGCCGAGCCGGAGGCCATCCTGGCGGGCGTGGCGCACCTGGCGGTCAGCGCGATGGCGAGCTGGTGCCTGGTGGATGTGCTGGAGGAAGACGGAAGCTTCCGGCGAGTGGCCGCGGCGCACCGGGAGCCCAGCGGTGAAGCGCTCCTGCGCGAGGCACCGCGCTATCCCCCCATCACGGATGCCACCAGCCCCCTGTTTCAAGCGCTGGCGCGGGGCGAGTCGCGCGTCTACCCGGACTTTCTTCCCGAGCATCGCGCCCTGATGGCGCGGGGGGCCGAGCCGCTGGCCCTGCTGGAGCAGTTGGAGGCGCGCTCGGTGATGCTGGTGCCCATGCGCTCGCGGGGCCGGGCGGTGGGCCTGCTCACCTTCGCCTCATGCGACGTGGGGCGGCGCTACGGCTCGGAGGACCTGGAGATGGTGGAGGAGTTGGCGCGCCGCGTCGTGGCGGCGGTGGACAACGCCCGGCTCTACCACGAGGGCCAGGACGCGGTGCGCCTGCGCGACGAGTTCCTGGGCATCGCCAGCCATGAGCTGAAGACACCGCTGACGCCGCTGCGGCTGCGGCTGCAAATGCTTCAGCGCCAGGTGGAGGGGGCGAGCCGCAGCGGAGACCCGCTCTCGCCCGAGCGGTTCTCGGAAGCCCTGGATGTCGCACTGCGTCAGGTGCGCAAGCTGACGGACCTGGTGGACAACCTACTGGATGTCTCCCGCATCTCCGCCGGCCGGATGAAGCTGGAGCTGGAAGAGGTGGACCTCGCGGGGTTGGCGGCGGAGCTGGTTTCGCGCTTCACCCCCTCGGCGGCCCAGTTGGGCTGTGCGCTGGAGTTGCATGCACCGGTGCCGGTGATCGGCCGGTGGGACCGGCTGCGGGTGGAGCAAGTGGTGACGAACCTGCTGACCAATGCGCTGAAGTACGGCGCGGGGCGGCCGGTGGCGGTGCGGGTGGAAGGGGCCGGAGAGCGGGCCCGGCTCACGGTGGAGGATCACGGCATCGGCATTGCCGAGGAGGACCTCTGCCGCATCTTCGAGCGCTTCGAGCGGGCGGTGAGCGACCGCCACTACGGAGGGCTGGGGCTGGGGCTCTACATCACCCGGCAGATCGTCGAGGCCCTGGGCGGCACGGTCGGGGTGACCAGCCGGCCGGGCATGGGCTCCACCTTCACGCTGGAGCTGCCGAAGGGCACGGCGGCCGTGCCGTGA
- a CDS encoding GreA/GreB family elongation factor: MGIDKRALMAQLAERLQHSDRLAHRAQAEAREAARSLATESEKKEDGRAAIEYGSLATGQSARARRLHEELGVLAAFSEAQTPRFRRGDPVALGALVDVRTEDEKGYDERTFFVLPVGAGTELTGPGGDGFLSVITPASPVGRALLGRRAGDSVDVTWGGEVREWTVLEVA; the protein is encoded by the coding sequence ATGGGAATCGACAAAAGAGCGCTGATGGCCCAGCTCGCGGAGCGCCTCCAGCACAGTGACCGGCTTGCCCACCGGGCCCAGGCCGAGGCCCGCGAGGCCGCGCGCAGTCTCGCCACCGAGTCCGAGAAGAAAGAGGATGGCCGGGCCGCCATCGAGTACGGAAGCCTCGCCACCGGGCAATCCGCCCGCGCCCGCCGCCTTCACGAGGAGCTGGGGGTACTTGCCGCCTTCTCCGAAGCGCAGACGCCCCGCTTCCGGCGGGGAGACCCCGTGGCCCTGGGCGCCCTCGTCGATGTGCGCACCGAGGACGAGAAGGGCTATGACGAGCGCACCTTCTTCGTGCTCCCCGTGGGCGCGGGCACGGAGCTGACAGGCCCGGGCGGCGATGGCTTCCTGTCCGTCATCACCCCCGCCTCCCCCGTGGGCCGGGCCCTCCTGGGCCGCCGCGCCGGAGACAGCGTGGATGTCACCTGGGGGGGCGAGGTGCGGGAGTGGACGGTGCTCGAGGTGGCCTGA
- a CDS encoding rhodanese-like domain-containing protein, which yields MNPKELSEKARQLVAAGAVLLDVRTPEEFRQGHPEQALNIPVQELARRLAEVGPPGRQVVVYCAAGGRSAVAAQLLRANGFQDVFDLKSVSNW from the coding sequence ATGAACCCGAAAGAACTCTCAGAGAAGGCCCGGCAGCTCGTCGCGGCGGGCGCGGTGCTGCTGGATGTGCGGACGCCGGAGGAGTTTCGGCAAGGCCACCCCGAGCAGGCGCTCAACATCCCCGTGCAGGAGCTGGCGCGGCGGCTGGCGGAGGTAGGTCCGCCGGGAAGGCAGGTGGTGGTCTACTGCGCCGCGGGAGGCCGCAGCGCGGTGGCCGCGCAGTTGCTGCGCGCCAATGGGTTTCAGGACGTCTTCGACCTGAAGTCCGTCTCGAACTGGTAG
- a CDS encoding prolipoprotein diacylglyceryl transferase translates to MIPYVNPHSLKIGPIEPFGIFVALGIFFAARLIVKQSERQGLDPNPIHDYSMWGVAGGVVVGHLVHLLFYHPEELSKSPFQLFKVWDGLSSFGGLLGGIVAAIIFFRLRGIPFSRYADAFALGVTPGWGVARLGCFVAHDHPGTRTDFFLAVDFPASIYGGPRHDLGLYDAILLFSITGLIYALRNAGKLQGRLLHLVALIYACGRFCFDFMRATDLSYVDARYFGLTPAQYSCFLLVIYGVWGLVKKRAPQSGTPSPTPSAVGTAR, encoded by the coding sequence GTGATTCCCTACGTCAATCCTCACTCGCTGAAGATCGGCCCCATCGAGCCCTTCGGCATTTTCGTCGCGCTGGGCATCTTCTTCGCCGCTCGCCTCATCGTGAAGCAGTCGGAGCGGCAAGGGCTCGATCCCAACCCCATTCATGATTACTCCATGTGGGGCGTGGCCGGCGGAGTGGTCGTGGGCCACCTCGTCCACCTGCTCTTCTACCACCCCGAGGAGCTCTCCAAGAGCCCCTTCCAGCTCTTCAAGGTCTGGGACGGCCTGTCCTCCTTCGGCGGCCTGCTGGGCGGCATCGTCGCCGCCATCATCTTCTTCCGCCTGCGCGGCATCCCCTTCTCCCGGTACGCCGATGCCTTCGCCCTCGGGGTGACGCCCGGGTGGGGCGTGGCCCGGCTCGGCTGCTTCGTCGCGCATGACCACCCCGGCACGCGCACCGACTTCTTCCTGGCCGTGGACTTCCCCGCATCCATCTATGGAGGCCCCCGGCATGATCTCGGCCTCTACGATGCCATCCTGCTGTTCTCCATCACCGGCCTGATCTACGCCCTGCGCAACGCGGGCAAGCTCCAGGGTCGGCTCCTGCACCTGGTCGCCCTGATTTATGCCTGCGGCCGCTTCTGCTTCGACTTCATGCGCGCCACGGATCTGAGCTACGTCGATGCGCGCTACTTCGGCCTCACCCCCGCCCAGTACAGCTGCTTCCTGCTGGTCATCTACGGGGTCTGGGGGCTGGTGAAGAAGCGCGCTCCCCAGAGCGGGACCCCCTCCCCCACGCCGAGCGCGGTGGGCACGGCGCGGTAA